The window CTGGGACCTGGTTATCATGTTTCAGAGATGCGGTCAGCGCTTTAATGCAAATTATGACCTGGCTATTTTCTTTTGTGGTTTATTTAGCGGCCAAAGTCTTTAATGCTGCTATTTCTTATTCTATTTTAGACTTCAAAGACATGACTGATAGTCTTTTCATTTCGACTCTCTGGGCCACAGTCAGAGATATCGCCAACATGATGATTATCTTTTTCTTGTTATACATCGCCCTAGCCACAATCCTCCAACTACAATCAGTCGATACCGCTAAAGCTTTTACGGCTATTATCATAGTCTCCCTGTTGGTAAATTTTAGTGGAGTTATCACTAGAGTGGCTATTGATGTTTCCAATGTTAGCGCCCTGGTCTTCTATAATAGATTTGTTGGGACCGATGGCCAGGCCGATCTTAGTGGTTACTTTATTATGAACAGTGATTTAGGTAAGTTAATTACAGTCGACCCCACTCGACCAGGAGGAAACAACGACGTATCAAGTCAAATTTTTGCTATTTTAGTTAAAGGTTTTTCGAATGCTATTCTTTCCTGTATAACCGCTTTTGTTTTAATTATGGCTGCCGGTTTCTTTATTGTTAGAACAGCTACTTTAATCTTTTTAATCATTCTGTCGCCACTGGCTTTTATTGGCTACGCTATTCCTTTTGTTAAAACTAAAGTTTCTGATGTTTGGTATAAAGAATTAATCGGCCAGATTACCTTTGCCCCAGTCTTTATGGGTTTATTTTACTTCACCATCAAACTTACAGAGGGAGTTAACAGTTTAGATGTTAGAGCAGTCGATTCCGCAGCTGGTCAGGTGATCATTTACGCGATGTTGATGGCCATGATGCTTGGTTGTTTAAAAATAGCCAGAAACTCCGCTACCGGCATGGCTTCCAGTCAAATAAAATCTTGGGGTTCAGCTGGGGCTGGCTTTTTGGGAGGAGCCATAGCAACAAACACCTTAGGTAGGGGGGCTAGTAGTTTAGCTAAAAGTAAAACATTTAATAGTGCCGCGGCTAGAATACCTGGAGGTGGGTTGGCAATTACAGGTTTAAACAAAATGTCTAATTACGGTTTTGGTAGTAAGCAAGGTTATATAGCAAGAACATCGGCCAGTGAAAAAGTTCTTTCAGAACAAATGCAAAATATGAATACTGAACAAAAGGTTAAATTTATTTCTAGATTTAACACAAAAACCCAACAAATTAATGCTTATAACGCTCTCAGTGATAAAGATAAAATTGCTCTTGAATTAGAGGTCCAAAAGAACCCTCAGAAATATTCTTCCGAAGAAAGGATGTTTGGAACAGCTTGGGCTAGATCTGGAATTAGAATTGAATCAATGAAAGGCCAACTAAGAGGTGAGAAGCAAGAAAACTTAAATAAAGCAATTGAAACAGAAAAAGTTAAGGACATTAGAAAACAGGCCGCTGAGGAAAAAACTGAAGCTGAACGTTATAAAAAACTAGCTAGCCTGGTGGCTCAAATTAGCAGTGACGATGAAAGAAAAACTGTCTTTGGTGGATTAACTGACAAAGAAAGGGCGGCTATTGTCTCTCACTCATCAGTAGAAGACAAGACAACTTTAGAGTCTCTAGCATCTAAACTTACTGGTGAAAAATATGAGAAATACCAAGAGGAAACAAGAAAAATGACTCAGGGTACCGCTCGAGTTGAGGTTAAAAACCACTTAAAAGAAATCGCCAATGGAAACAGAACAAGGATAGACACTGAAGCTGGTATGCCGATACTTGACGACTTAGAAGATAGTGTAAAAAAACTCAATCCAAATGATGTAATAACATTAGAAGAAGATTTATTAATCAATCCTAATATCAACCGCTTCTTCTCTAAACAACACCTAACTGCTATTTGGAAAGATAAATTTATTAGCCAAGAAACCAGGGACAAGATCTATGAAAACATAGTTACAAATAATAATGGTTACCCCGAATCCATACAATGGTGTCAAAACAATATAGGAATTCAAACCCAAAGACGTTTACATAGAGAAAGATTATCTAATGAGGAGCGTGCCGAGAGAGCTCGAAGGGTTCCCGATAACGCTTATGTGCCACCAAGAGCCAGAGGATTAGGAAATCCTTTTAACGCTGATGAGGATGAGGAAAATAACACACAAAACCAAAATTAAAATATGACTAAAGACCTAGATATTTTTAGAGAAAAATTTGAAAGGTTACCCGAAGACGTCAGGGGTGCCATTTTTGCAGTTGAAACAACAGATGTTATTGCTAATATCCAAAAGAAGTTCAAACTTCATGTTGACCAAACAGGTAAACTAGCTGAGGAAGTTGGACTGGTGATGCTTGGTTTTAGTAAACCAAATGAGTTTGTTGGTAAGATAACAAAAAACCTACAGGTAACTCAAATAACAGCTGTAGAAATCACCAAAGATATAAACGACAAGATCTTCAACCCAATCAAGGAATCATTAAAACAAATTCACAACCTAGAAAACTCCGGCAACGAACCTTTAATAAAGACTAGACCAACAGATTCTGATACTATTTTTGATTCTAAACTCAAAGGTTTATTTAGCGCCAGTACTACAAGCACTAATAAGGTGGCGGATCCTTACCACGAGGGGATATAGTAAAACAACAATATGATATACTGAGTGAGTTATGAATTTTCAAGTTCCTCAATTTATCGAGATTGAAGATAAAGTGATTGGACCATTGTCTTTCAAGCAGTTTATTTATGTGGCTGGAGCGGCTGGTTTGTCTTTTATTTGTTACGCTTTTTTACCTCTATACTTAGCTTTCCTACCCATTGCGGGTCTAATGACTCTTGGTTTAGCTTTAGCTTTTTATCAAGTAAACAACAGGCCTTTCATTATCACTCTCCAGTCAGCCTTGCGTTACTTCACTAGTCATAAACTTTATTTATGGCAACAGCGAACAAACGACAACCTCTCAATCAGCCCCCAAAACGGCAAATCAGATGAAGGTGG is drawn from Candidatus Vogelbacteria bacterium and contains these coding sequences:
- a CDS encoding PrgI family protein is translated as MNFQVPQFIEIEDKVIGPLSFKQFIYVAGAAGLSFICYAFLPLYLAFLPIAGLMTLGLALAFYQVNNRPFIITLQSALRYFTSHKLYLWQQRTNDNLSISPQNGKSDEGGSLEAPRLSKSKLSDLSWNLDIKETIQ